The Equus asinus isolate D_3611 breed Donkey chromosome 4, EquAss-T2T_v2, whole genome shotgun sequence genome has a segment encoding these proteins:
- the LGALS2 gene encoding galectin-2 isoform X1 has translation MPGKFEMMNMDMKLGTTLKIKGKIANDAEGFAINLGQGADKLNLHFNPRFCESTIVCNSRDGDSWGKEQRENHICFSPGSEVKFIVTFESDGFKVKLPDGHLLTFPNRLGHSHLSYLSVQGGFSVCSFKLQ, from the exons GGGAAATTTGAGATGATGAACATGGACATGAAGTTGGGGACAACCCTGAAGATCAAGGGCAAGATCGCCAACGACGCCGAAGG CTTTGCGATTAATCTGGGCCAGGGGGCGGATAAGCTGAATCTGCATTTCAACCCACGCTTCTGTGAATCCACTATCGTCTGCAACTCACGGGATGGCGACAGCTGGGGGAAGGAGCAACGGGAAAATCACATATGCTTCAGCCCAGGGTCAGAGGTCAAG TTCATCGTGACCTTTGAGAGCGATGGATTCAAGGTGAAGCTGCCAGACGGGCACCTGCTGACCTTTCCCAACAGGCTGGGCCACAGCCACCTGAGCTACCTGAGCGTGCAGGGCGGCTTCAGCGTCTGCTCCTTCAAGCTCCAATGA
- the LGALS2 gene encoding galectin-2 isoform X2 — translation MMNMDMKLGTTLKIKGKIANDAEGFAINLGQGADKLNLHFNPRFCESTIVCNSRDGDSWGKEQRENHICFSPGSEVKFIVTFESDGFKVKLPDGHLLTFPNRLGHSHLSYLSVQGGFSVCSFKLQ, via the exons ATGATGAACATGGACATGAAGTTGGGGACAACCCTGAAGATCAAGGGCAAGATCGCCAACGACGCCGAAGG CTTTGCGATTAATCTGGGCCAGGGGGCGGATAAGCTGAATCTGCATTTCAACCCACGCTTCTGTGAATCCACTATCGTCTGCAACTCACGGGATGGCGACAGCTGGGGGAAGGAGCAACGGGAAAATCACATATGCTTCAGCCCAGGGTCAGAGGTCAAG TTCATCGTGACCTTTGAGAGCGATGGATTCAAGGTGAAGCTGCCAGACGGGCACCTGCTGACCTTTCCCAACAGGCTGGGCCACAGCCACCTGAGCTACCTGAGCGTGCAGGGCGGCTTCAGCGTCTGCTCCTTCAAGCTCCAATGA
- the CDC42EP1 gene encoding cdc42 effector protein 1 encodes MPGPQGAGGAPIMSLGKLSPVGWVSSSQGKRRLTADMISPPLGDFRHTMHVGRGGDVFGDTSFLSNHGGSSRGNHRSPRSFLAKKLQQVRRVGAPPRRMASPPAPSPAPPAVSPIIKNAISLPQLNQAAYDSLVVGKLSFDRSPASSTDGCSSYGPDSGFCTISRLSRSEKPRDRDHESSFPPEPELRRSDSLLSFRLDLDLGPSLLSELLGAMSLSDASAAEAPAPAPALATNPSATATSPLAPATGPPAPATSPPPRGHCPNGVTTGLGPLAEGRASPVGEHPLPPADMAPGRQWGAGWGGSHHYTATNARQELVGVLPQTRASWESMDDEWGAPRAGSRAPVPSTVQANTFEFADAEEDDEVKV; translated from the exons ATGCCGGGCCCCCAGGGGGCCGGAGGAGCCCCCATCATGAGCCTTGGCAAGCTCTCACCAGTGGGCTGGGTGTCCAGCTCGCAGGGGAAGAGGCGGCTGACTGCAGACATGATCAGCCCCCCGCTTGGGGACTTCCGCCACACCATGCACGTGGGCCGCGGCGGGGACGTCTTTGGCGACACCTCCTTCCTCAGCAACCACGGTGGCAGTTCCAGGGGCAACCACCGCTCACCCCGCAGCTTTCTGGCCAAGAAGCTGCAGCAGGTGCGCAGGGTGGGGGCGCCACCCCGGCGGATGGCTTCGCCGCCCGCGCCCTCGCCCGCGCCACCCGCCGTCTCCCCCATCATCAAGAACGCCATCTCCCTGCCCCAGCTCAACCAGGCCGCCTACGACAGCCTCGTGGTGGGCAAGCTCAGCTTCGACCGCAGCCCTGCCAGCTCCACGGACGGCTGCTCCAGTTACG GCCCGGACTCTGGGTTTTGCACCATCTCCCGCCTGTCTCGCTCGGAGAAGCCTCGTGACCGAGACCATGAGAGCTCCTTCCCCCCTGAGCCCGAGCTTCGCCGCTCTGACTCCCTCCTGTCCTTTCGCCTGGACCTCGACCTCGGGCCCTCTCTCCTCAGCGAGCTGCTGGGGGCCATGAGCCTCTCCGACGCCTCTGCAGCagaggccccagccccagccccagcccttgcCACAAATCCATCAGCCACTGCTACAAGCCCCCTGGCCCCTGCCACaggccccccagcccctgccacaaGCCCCCCACCCCGTGGACACTGCCCCAATGGGGTAACCACTGGGTTGGGCCCGCTGGCTGAGGGGAGGGCCAGCCCGGTAGGAGAACATCCCCTCCCACCTGCTGACATGGCTCCCGGCAGGCAGTGGGGAGCAGGCTGGGGGGGCAGCCACCACTACACTGCGACGAATGCTAGGCAGGAGCTGGTGGGGGTGCTGCCCCAGACTCGGGCCTCTTGGGAGAGCATGGATGACGAGTGGGGAGCCCCCCGGGCAGGCAGCAGGGCCCCCGTGCCCAGCACAGTGCAAGCAAACACCTTCGAGTTTGCCGATGCTGAGGAGGACGATGAAGTCAAGGTGTGA